Proteins encoded together in one Chloroflexota bacterium window:
- a CDS encoding ferritin family protein, with translation MATEQDKTLEGLKTAIQMEIDGKQFYLKAGKESSNEAGKKLLESLAAEEDIHRQKFEEIFESIRDKNAWPKTDFKPDGGSNLRTLFSRATEQVGKSIKALDSELDAVQTAVNMEAKTYDFYISQRQSTPYPASRDFYQALASQEREHQLILLDYYEFLKNPAGWFVNTEHPILDGG, from the coding sequence ATGGCAACCGAGCAGGATAAAACACTGGAAGGATTGAAGACAGCGATTCAAATGGAAATCGATGGCAAACAATTTTACCTGAAAGCAGGTAAGGAAAGCAGCAACGAAGCCGGAAAGAAACTGCTGGAGTCGCTTGCTGCCGAAGAGGATATTCACCGTCAGAAATTTGAGGAGATATTCGAGTCCATCAGGGATAAAAATGCCTGGCCCAAAACAGATTTCAAGCCGGATGGAGGAAGCAACCTCAGGACGCTGTTCTCCAGGGCTACGGAGCAGGTCGGAAAGTCCATCAAGGCGCTGGATAGCGAACTGGATGCCGTCCAGACCGCAGTGAATATGGAAGCCAAAACCTACGATTTTTATATAAGCCAGCGCCAGTCCACTCCTTACCCCGCGTCCCGCGATTTTTACCAGGCGCTGGCATCACAGGAAAGAGAGCACCAGCTCATACTCCTTGATTACTACGAATTCTTGAAGAATCCGGCAGGCTGGTTTGTCAATACAGAGCATCCCATTCTGGACGGTGGCTAA